The Triticum aestivum cultivar Chinese Spring chromosome 4B, IWGSC CS RefSeq v2.1, whole genome shotgun sequence sequence CGTGATATGGTTGGCACACTTGCCGCTTTCAAAGGCTACATTCCATGAGCACACGTGCACACGGCATGCAAAGGAGAGAAGATACTTCCAAACTCCCAAGGACACTGATTGAACAGTGGGCGGACAAAGGTTAGGCAAGTGTCAAATAGCCAGCCGGAGCAGACATCGCCATCAACAAAGGGGAATAAAGCTTGGCAGCATATCACACGATACATTGCACTTTGTGTGCATCCCAATCACGGTGGAAAAATCAAGGGGACAACTTCCATGTCTGGATCCATCCTCTCTGGAGCACACCAGTATGTTGACAGGTCTGCTTGTCCTGACCAACTAGCCCTTCAGATGCGGATTCAAAGCGTTTTCCTTTTCTTCAGTTCGTCGTTTTCAGGGTCACTAGCTTGTCGATAGGTTTGGCCTTGAAAATTTGAGATCTTCCTTGCTAGAAGTGGAGCAACTATTTGTAACTGAGACACACAAGTGAACGTGAAAGAAGAGTCCAACGAGGTGCATATATTCATGCCGTTTTACAGATTGTTCGTACACGCGGAACCAGCATAATCAACCGATGGACCCTGGTCCACTTGGTTATCAGTTCATCTCCAACTAACTTGAATAGATCTCGAAATAATCTTTCACCCTGTTTTATAGATAAAACAACAACCAAAGAAGTACACGGCCTAACAATACAAGATGGTGAGGTAGCCCTCTTACAAAGCCATCCTAAGATATCCGGCACACATAGACTCACGCGACTACGCTACCAACAACAAGCACCAGATGAATTAAACACCTCCACACACTCACCTAGCACACCTAAACTCCACGACAACGCTCCCAAGGAGGAAAACGGCGCAGAGCGTCACCATTGTCAAGTCCACATGGAACAAAGGTCTTCACCCGAAGCCCTGACACGAAGAGAAGAAccacaacaacgtctacaagaagagcaCGACACCCGCGGGTGTTGCCGTTGTCGGCGCCAAAGCACGGAGTTTTCACTCGGCAGCTCATCCATGCCACTACGAGGCCGCCAGGAGACACGCGGCGATGATAGACCCCTAGATCCGGATCAGGACGCCGCCCGCCGAGAGAGAGGGCACGTCCAAGCTACCTGTCGCATCACCTCCCGTTGCCCACACAACCTGGGAGGAGAGACACCACCACCACAATGATGCCCGCTGAATAGCAACCGTGCGGACCTCCattcggggccgccgccccggcatccctgTCGCAAGATGACGGCCGCTCACATCACACCGCATCCATCCACGGTAGGAAGAGCGATGACACTCCATCTACTCCTAACCCGACATCAGTCCCCGAGTCTTGGTAGACGCCTCCATNNNNNNNNNNNNNNNNNNNNNNNNNNNNNNNNNNNNNNNNNNNNNNNNNNNNNNNNNNNNNNNNNNNNNNNNNNNNNNNNNNNNNNNNNNNNNNNNNNNNNNNNNNNNNNNNNNNNNNNNNNNNNNNNNNNNNNNNNNNNNNNNNNNNNNNNNNNNNNNNNNNNNNNNNNNNNNNNNNNNNNNNNNNNNNNNNNNNNNNNNNNNNNNNNNNNNNNNNNNNNNNNNNNNNNNNNNNNNNNNNNNNNNNNNNNNNNNNNNNNNNNNNNNNNNNNNNNNNNNNNNNNNNNNNNNNNNNNNNNNNNNNNNNNNNNNNNNGACCGTGAACACCGACGACGACCCGCGCACCGACACAACGGCATCACGACCACCACCATCGAGCACTGTACCCGCGAACGACACACAAGCACCACTCGCGAGCACATCCCAGGCCAAGCCCAACACCTCCTACCCGAAGTAGCAACTCCGATCCATCCCGGGCCTCGATCTAGCCCGCCCGAGCATGAATCCTAGATCTGCGTTGTCCCCGTCGCGCATGTGGCCTACGCCGCACCACTGGCGCCCGCCCAGCCCTGCGCACCGTTGGCACATTTCCAGGAGCGGTAGGCCATCACCACCACGTTGTGCTGACTGCACAGTCCAGTTGCAGCACTGCCGAAGCTAGCAAGgcacaccaccgccgccccgcccctgcCAAGGCCCAAGATAGGTCCTAGGCAGCAACATGGCACCACCGCCGCCAGCCCCTGCAGCTGCCAAGATGCAGAGAAGAAGAACCAGGTGACCAGTGATTTTTGCAAAATAGTAGTCTCAGAATTAGTGGGTTTTGACACAAAACTATAGAAATGTTGTTTCTGCAATCCTAGCCTTTAATGTCAATTGTTTCTTCAATTCACTCGTACCAAACAAAGCATAGAAGATGCATGCAATTGGTGAAAGTAGCCGCAAAGTGCTAGTGGAGCACATACACGCATCATGCATCTTTGGTTGGTTGTTTGATTGGAGAGTTAAACCAAAAGTGAGAGCTAAGGTTTCGGATGATAGCATCCACTTACGCCTTACGGCCAGCTTCTAGTGGGCAGGACAAAGTGGACGTGTGACACCACTAGTCGACGATCACAGTAAGACTTCAGTGTGAGAAAAGAGGCGGCGAGCATGTCGTGTATTACACTTGTCGATCTCTTGGTTCGACGCCTAACACGACAAAATGAATATCGGCTTCCTTTGACGATCCAAAGCAGATGGTTGCGGCTAAGACTTCAAAGTAGCTTCAGGTCTAGCTTCGGATTCCTTTCCGTTCAGTAATGGGGTATATCAACTGCAGCTTGAACTTTGGAAATAGAATAACAAAACTTAGCAAATATTCCAACAAATAATATTCCGAATTTAATAGAAGTCAACCCATAGAAACGCACATACACATTTACTAGTAACTATATAAGTTTTTTCTAGGTAAACTAGTAACTATATAAGTTTTTTCTAGGTAAACTAGTAACTATATAAGTTTTTTTAGGGGTTATATAAGTTTTTTTTAGGGGTTAGTAACTATATGAGTGACCCCTAAAAAAAACTATATAAGTGAGTACAGGGCCGAGTCCAAGGGGGGAGCACCTGTGCTCCCGCACAGGCCCCCGTTTTGAGAGGCCCCAAATTTATATGCAGCAATACATGGGCCTCTTTGGTCTTTTCCAGGGCCAAGCAGAAAAATCGAAGGCCCTGTGTGAAACTCTAAAATGGGCCTTAACTCACTAAAAACACTCCATAAACATGActataatctatatctatacctactattaaagggaataggtattgtTGGTTTgttttagtccttttcgtttggtttaCACACGCTAAATGATCTATCCCATGTActtgtatgttgatgggccttttatgagctttctcaaaaaaaattgagtaaaaataaatcaacattgtgggaattaaACACGTGACCTCATGTCTAGCTCTTCGATGTAACAACCAACAACCTATGCGCCTTTCAGATTTACTAATCCCAACTCGCTCTAAATATACGAGTGGCAGTCATCATGTTTAGGCgagctaattaagcgaatgagctaatAAAGGAAGGATTTGGGGCTTAAATAGAATATTTAAACATATGTGActaattaaagaaaggattatgGATAAAACCGGTGAAATAACTAAAAGAAAAATTGTGGTCTTATTAAATTCTACATGAAGGATTTGAGGTAAACAGGTATGATAATTAAAAGGAAGGATCTGCACGCTTCAATGTGTTGGTGCTACTAAATTAGAAAAGAAAGGATTTGATTCCCAACTAAAACGTTTTAGGACATCATGGTAATTAATGAAAGGATTATACTTAAATGCCATTAAGAAAGGATTATACTTAAATGTCATTAAAAAGGATTATACTTAAATGGAATCAGTAGGGGATTATGCCCGGCAAAGAAAATATGAACACGGCTATATTGCAACCTATTTTTCTATGTTCAATTTGTAGAAGGATGCTTTGTTGCAGCATGTTCTTCATAGTGAATCCGGTGTTGTGAgacattatgcttgcacaaaacatcaatttttcccgttgcaacgcacgggcatgtgtgctagtAATTATATAAAGATCATAATATCTTACGTACCAATTAGAAATATCAAGAGTCATTCCTATTCTTGGTTGGCaagtgtttttatttttatttttgagaaTTGCTGGCAAGTGTTTGAGCCCAGAAACTCTGATTGGTACGGTTTAGTTAGCAGTCCAGCGGCCCACGCTCCGGCCAGCCCAATTCCCTCGCACGCCgcgcctcccttcttcttcttccttcgctcatcTCAATTCCGCCCCCCTTcctccaaaagaaaaaaaaacctcctttcgccCCCTCCGCGACGGTGAGCCGCCGCCACGCTCCACCCTCCTCCGCCCTAGTCCCTGCTACCTGGCTGCTGCGCCCCTTCCCGTAAAAAGGAAAATTCCCCCCTTCCTTCCTTGCGCTCCCAGTCTTTACcgcgcgaccgccgccgccgcttgccctcTCCCGGTGGTCGGCTCTGTGTACAAGGGCTGTCCTGGTGCTACACGGCCACCACCGCACGCCGCCTCGGTCCGGGGACAGCTCACCTTCAGTTGCCTGTTCCGCCGCCGAGTGTATGCCAAGATGCCAGGTACGGGTCCGGTCCGGACCTCCCAATCGCTCTCGTCCCTCAGTCCGGCCCAAAAAGGTCGCCCGATTCGTGCCCCCTGTGTCCCAAGCTGACTCCTTGCTGTTCTCTTCTTGTTAATTTTGTAGCTGGGGAGAAGGAGGAGAGGGTGACCATggaggtcaccgacgagatgctCAAGACCATGGAGGTCGGCTTGGCCTTCCGGGACTATGTAAGGCCTTCAATTCGTTTCTCTTAGCTCTGATTAGAACTATGAGCTATCCCTTTTTGCTTGATCTTTTCTCAAAAGCAAGAAGCTCATGCGGATAGCTGATTGTGTTAGGGTATGTTTGGAGTTTGGATTGCCACTAAATTTTGTTCATGGCCAAAACATTGGTCTTTGTTTGGTGATTGCCAACTTTTAGGCATGGCACTGCCTCTTTGGCAATCTAGTTCATTTTTCTAGCCAATGTTGGCCAACTTATGGGCAAGCAAAACCTCAACCTAAATcacaaaccaaacacacccttagtaCTGGAGCAACTTACATGGGTTCAAAGAGGGGATTGTAATAGTGTTATTAGGTTTTGTAGAAGAAAAAAGTAGTGCTTTCGCATTGATTGCAAGATAGATTGAAATAGTGCTTCCTCCTTCCAGTAAGGACTTAGCTAATCCAAATTCCAAGGGAGTAGAGATGCTTGTGGACTTAGTTTAGATTGCTGTAAAAAATGGATCATGTCCACTGCAAGAATATAAATACACAGAGTTtggaatcttctatatctaaatagccagcccccactaacctatttctctcaacatgcacataTGCCACCTCAACACGCAAATATGCATGAGAAAAGGCCCACCTCAACATACAAACATGCATGGGAAAAGATCCACCTCAATAAATAAACATAGCATATCATGTGTACTTTTAGTTTTAGTTCTCATATTATTAAGATAAATATATATATGTTCCATACAAGCAATTCTCATAGGAAAATATTGCTGTCAATTCCCGCGGCAACGCGCATGGTGTCATCTATTGTACATTAGATAGTAGTGCCTAATGGTTTTGTTTTAGTagtccttttttttgtttttacaTTAATTGGATACCATAATATCAAATTACAAATGGTGTTTTGAACTAACTACGAACAACTTGCTGAGCTTAGAACATATCAACAGCCACCTCTTAGAAGTGTGCTCCTAATTTTGTATTTGAAAAATCTCTCCTTTCAAAGAAGCATGCATATGATGAATGCTTATCCTTTTTCAGCTTATATATAGTCACTTAATTTTACTTTACATGCATCTTTTCCAGATCATGACATATTTCACTTTATCTATAGTAACTTGATATTGTGCTATATAATAATTTTATGGCAGATTGGCAGAATTAGTTCTATGGATTTCCACAGCAAGGCTACAAACTATCTTGTGACAGCCAGTGATGATGAATCAATACGCCTATATGACATTCAAAATGCTGTGTGAGTACAAATCATTACTTAATTTTCTTCTGAAGTTCATGTTATATAATCAGTGAAGAGCTTGATTAGATATTATTAGCACAAGACACAATTTCCTAAGATCTAGCTTTGATATTTGGTTTGCTAGTTGTTCTGTTTACTATATAATACATTATGTTATTGTTGGATTTGTTTAATATGCAATGGTTTGGGTTAGGCTATACTACACTTGGCTTTTGAAAATGATTTGTTCAACAACTATATGTGGTAAAACCAATATTTGAAAGCAGTCTAATAACTAATTAGAAATAGAATTTGATATATATCTGATCAGGGGATACACATGACGCCACTCCAAGTCAGATGGCACAGCCTCTCCCGGTCCAGCCTGGCATTCTCTGTATGCCTGGCCCCACATGACTACTGTATTTATTTTTAGTACTAGCAGTTTAGCAAATTTCCTAGTATGGAAGTGACTCGATGCATATAGACTTATTGTAGTAATTGTATTTTTTTAATGTAGTCAGTGCTGTATTAGTCCATGATATGTATTTCATTTCTAATGAAGTTAATTTTTCAGATGTTTGAAGACCATTAATAGCAAAAAGTATGGGGTTGAACTGGTGTGCTTCACTACTAACCCAACTCTTGTCTTGTATTCCTCGAAAAATGGTTGGGatggtaagtaataccctgtcttcGCTTAAGACTGATTTAAGACGTATACTGAAAAGAATGCACTTTTGCAGAATCTCTGCGTCTGCTCTCTCTAAATGATAACCGGTTTGTAAGATATTTTAAAGGCCATCTTGACAGGTCTGTTGTACATAAGACAAATTATGGCCACATATTTCAGTTAATCTAACACGAACAAAAAATCCTTACGCTGTTTGCCTTTTCCAGGGTTGTTGCTATGTCATTATGTTACGAGAAAGACAGTTTTCTTTCTGGTTCACTTGATCGAACTGTTCTCCTATGGGATCTGAGGGCTGACAAAGCACAGGTACAACTATTGATACTGTAAAACTAGAAAACGCTATCCAATAAAACCTCTTTCTGATTGGTCTCTCGTCCATGTCACTTAACTAGCTGCAATTACAGTTAACAGAGCTATTATGGATTTGTTTCTACTTTTTCTTCTCTGTTAAACCATCTTCTCATTCTCCTTCAGATGATTATCCTGAAGCTAAGTATACCAAGTACTACAGTTGGGATCGAATCCTTAACATTCCTGTAGTTGTTAATATTTTTGTTCCGGGATGATCATTATTGGATTTACTGTATTATTATTTTAAAGGCACAAGGTGTCTTGGATATGGTCAATTTATTTATCTGGATTTCTTAACATCTAAACACATATGGTGGCATCAAGTATTGGATGATTTCTGGCCAATAAAATGTTCCATTTGGATTTTGTAGGGCTTGCTGCGTGTGCAAGGGAGGCCCGCAGTTTCATATGATGATCAGGGTTTAGTTTTCGCAGTTGCTTATGGTGGTTATGTAAGGATGTTTGATGCTCGAAAATTTGAGAAGGTAGTAGTGATTGAATGTGTTGTTTGATTTGAATTGTTCGATACGTTTTAACTATCTTACATCCCTAGGGGCCTTTTGATATTTTCTCCGTTGGTAATGATGAATCAGAAGCCAATATGATAAAGTTCAGCAGTGATGGAAGGCGGCTTCTTTTAACCACCAAAGCAGGGTGTATTCATGTGCTAGATTCATTTCATGGCAACAGTGTAAGCATTTGAAGTACCGACTGTCATTTAAGTAATGCAGGCTGAAGGACTTAGAAAACACTCCTATGACTACCTTTTTTGCAGCTCGCAACTTACAATGTTAAGCCAGTTGTAACCAATTCGACATTGGAGGCATCATTCAGCCCTGATGGAAATCATATCATATCTGGTTAGAAACCTTTCCCTATCATCACTCTGTTCTCTTATACTAACTAAACCAGTAACCTattcatttttgttttttgtttttgttcttgcaGGCTCTGGTGATGGTAgtgtttttgcttggagcgttagaAGTGGAAAGAAGGTATGGAAGAACCTGGCATGTTACTTTCGTATTTAAATTATTATTTATATGGTTTAGTTGCTTATAAGTGACATACAATGATGGTCGGGCCTGCAGGTTGCGCGCTGGGGGAGCACAGATAGCGAGCCACCATTGGTTAGGTGGGCTCCAGGATCGTTGATGTTCTTGACTGGATCTTCAGAACTATCCTGCTGGGTCCCGGACCTATCGAAGCTGGGATCATTTGCCGTTACCAAGTAAACTGATTGTTCTTGTAAGTTTGCATACATTACTTTTAGCCATCTGCATAAGAGTAATTTGATTTTCCCATGTTAAGAAAAAACTCGCTGTTTTCTGTAGATACTGACATTTGACCGATCAATGCGGCTTATCAAGTATGCATATCTAAGGTAGTAAGGATGATCAACTTTCCACTGGCATTCAACTGTGAATATGAGGAAGAATAAGCTGTAGCACATTGTATGTCTAGATCGTGGCCTCTCATCTCTCATGTGTCGCTAGGCTTTCCGCGACACTGTTTGCCTTGGTAGAGTGTATGTATAACTGTAAAGTGAGCTCCTCATTGCGCACAGATGTGATACTGAATCTAAACTATGCGCCGTGTGAACAGGTTTTTGCGATTTATCGTGTTTTATTACATCATGTAGCAGTGCACTGAGTATGATGTCAGTAGCTGATATTACTGTTTCGAAGTGTGAGCTTGCCAAATTTACCTTTGCAACGAGGTGAAGTGGTGATATCAATATTTGAACAAGCAGATTTGTTTTGCTAAGTGGTGCCAAAACACTATTAACGTACGATGCAAAAACAAGCAGAAATTTGCGATGCTAATCAATCTGTACTGATATACAAATGCTGCTGAGCAAATGCGCAATGCAAAAAGTTAGCTTAGTCATTTCCTGGTCTGCTGAGCAAACGGCCGGTCATGGTTTCCATGCCGCTATGCTGCTCACTTTGTGCTAACAGGCTTGCGAGGAAACTTCTGATCTCAGATCGCCATCGGCCGTCGCCTGGACCTGTGCAGC is a genomic window containing:
- the LOC123091105 gene encoding protein ANTHESIS POMOTING FACTOR 1 codes for the protein MPAGEKEERVTMEVTDEMLKTMEVGLAFRDYIGRISSMDFHSKATNYLVTASDDESIRLYDIQNAVCLKTINSKKYGVELVCFTTNPTLVLYSSKNGWDESLRLLSLNDNRFVRYFKGHLDRVVAMSLCYEKDSFLSGSLDRTVLLWDLRADKAQGLLRVQGRPAVSYDDQGLVFAVAYGGYVRMFDARKFEKGPFDIFSVGNDESEANMIKFSSDGRRLLLTTKAGCIHVLDSFHGNSLATYNVKPVVTNSTLEASFSPDGNHIISGSGDGSVFAWSVRSGKKVARWGSTDSEPPLVRWAPGSLMFLTGSSELSCWVPDLSKLGSFAVTK